The Nonlabens spongiae genome contains a region encoding:
- a CDS encoding acetyl-CoA carboxylase carboxyltransferase subunit alpha codes for MEYLDFELPIKELEEKYLQTIELGVESEVNVNSTIKQIEKKLKAKRKEIYSNLTPWQRVQMSRHPSRPYTLDYIKAICGDTWLELHGDRNVKDDKAMIGGLGKIGEQSYMFIGQQKGYNTKTRQYRNFGMANPEGYRKALRLMKSAEKFGIPVVALIDTPGAYPGLEAEERGQGEAIARNILEMTRLKVPIIVMIIGEGASGGALGIGVGDKVVMLENTWYSVISPESCSSILWRSWEHKEEAASALKLTSTDMKKLKLVDEIIKEPEGGAHKDREAVYKSVAESITKHFESLKDLSAQELVEQRMNKYSKMGVFKA; via the coding sequence ATGGAATACCTAGATTTTGAACTCCCTATAAAGGAATTAGAAGAAAAATACCTGCAAACGATTGAGCTAGGTGTTGAAAGTGAGGTAAATGTAAACTCTACCATAAAACAGATTGAAAAGAAGCTGAAGGCAAAACGTAAGGAGATTTATTCTAATCTTACCCCATGGCAGCGCGTTCAGATGTCTCGTCATCCTAGTCGTCCATATACGCTAGACTATATAAAAGCGATATGCGGTGATACCTGGTTAGAACTACATGGAGACCGCAATGTTAAGGATGATAAAGCCATGATAGGTGGCTTAGGGAAGATAGGCGAACAGAGTTATATGTTTATTGGCCAGCAAAAGGGTTACAATACAAAAACGCGCCAGTACCGCAATTTTGGTATGGCAAATCCAGAAGGTTATCGCAAGGCATTACGCTTGATGAAGAGCGCTGAAAAATTTGGAATACCGGTTGTAGCGCTTATCGACACTCCGGGTGCTTATCCAGGTCTTGAGGCAGAGGAGCGCGGTCAGGGAGAGGCTATAGCCCGCAACATTTTAGAAATGACGCGTCTTAAAGTCCCTATAATCGTGATGATCATAGGCGAAGGAGCCAGCGGTGGTGCGCTGGGAATAGGTGTAGGCGATAAGGTAGTCATGCTTGAAAATACTTGGTATTCTGTCATCTCGCCAGAATCTTGTTCTTCTATCCTTTGGAGAAGTTGGGAGCATAAAGAGGAAGCTGCATCTGCGCTTAAATTGACCTCTACTGATATGAAAAAGCTCAAGTTGGTTGATGAAATCATTAAAGAACCAGAAGGTGGGGCGCATAAAGATCGTGAGGCCGTTTATAAATCAGTTGCAGAATCGATAACTAAGCATTTTGAGTCGTTGAAGGATTTGTCAGCCCAGGAACTTGTTGAACAGCGCATGAATAAATACTCAAAAATGGGTGTTTTCAAAGCTTAA
- a CDS encoding TonB-dependent receptor — MKIDNKFWLAVLVSGFVSLGYAQKTEEQEEEDRLNGGTITVVKAYDPTISDAFKVNSVPQINDTTKVKKKPVTYRIFSIPVASTFTPTKPGLNRLRPRQRAKYYDNYARLGLGNYVNVLGEFAGNFEIDRDQDFGVFFNHDSSQGSIDEVEADNGFSDTALDLSYGSRSRNMNWGVTGGGRYRTANWYGDFEDALNPLTEDSDVGLSYINYGLGGRAEFFDQVFEKIEVQVSGISSGEDASEFLVEARPQLMFEIMETEVKFNGELEYLSGSFGTQGILDEVPENYSYFNAGLNPSINLYGDMYKAELGARLNYIQDIENSEGEFKVYPDINASYILVENFINAYTIIGGGLDLNSLASFTEDNIFLAPAVLVAPTDRQLDAQLGIKGMLTNQFGYRLYGGYKIEKNRNLYVTDTGIRIAVDNPEPWESGNVFYNRYADLNTLSLGGALTYSSGSGLDITLQGTYLNYDVENGDAFENVASNLPEFKGDLIANYEINEKWNIGSTLYFVGEREAYRFGSGVENLNSFVDLNLDVSYKINPKLSAFLRGNNLTGGNYQLYQGYPVQNLQVMGGAVYKFDF; from the coding sequence ATGAAAATCGATAATAAATTTTGGTTAGCGGTCCTTGTATCAGGCTTTGTTTCCCTAGGATACGCTCAAAAGACAGAAGAGCAGGAAGAAGAAGATCGCTTAAATGGTGGGACGATCACCGTAGTAAAAGCCTATGATCCTACCATCAGTGATGCGTTTAAAGTAAACAGCGTACCACAAATCAACGATACCACAAAGGTCAAAAAGAAACCTGTGACCTATAGGATTTTTTCGATTCCTGTGGCAAGTACTTTTACACCTACAAAGCCTGGTCTGAATAGATTACGTCCAAGACAGCGAGCTAAGTATTATGATAACTACGCTCGACTGGGCTTAGGGAATTATGTGAACGTGCTCGGAGAATTTGCAGGTAATTTTGAGATCGACCGTGATCAGGATTTTGGTGTGTTCTTTAATCATGACTCTTCCCAAGGAAGCATTGATGAAGTTGAGGCAGATAATGGTTTTTCGGACACCGCACTAGATTTAAGCTACGGTTCTAGGTCCAGAAATATGAATTGGGGTGTGACTGGTGGTGGTCGCTATCGTACGGCAAACTGGTATGGAGATTTTGAAGATGCTCTCAATCCGTTAACAGAGGATAGCGATGTAGGTTTGAGCTATATCAACTACGGTCTAGGCGGTCGTGCTGAATTTTTCGATCAGGTTTTTGAGAAGATTGAAGTGCAAGTGAGTGGAATTAGTTCTGGTGAGGATGCTTCTGAATTCTTAGTGGAAGCGAGACCACAATTGATGTTTGAGATCATGGAGACTGAGGTAAAGTTTAATGGTGAGCTAGAATACCTCTCGGGATCATTTGGTACCCAAGGAATTCTTGATGAAGTACCAGAAAATTATAGTTATTTCAACGCTGGTTTGAACCCAAGCATCAATCTTTATGGCGACATGTACAAAGCAGAGCTCGGTGCGCGATTGAATTATATTCAGGATATCGAGAATTCTGAAGGTGAGTTTAAAGTATATCCAGACATAAATGCCAGCTACATTTTGGTGGAGAATTTCATCAACGCATATACGATTATAGGTGGTGGGCTGGATCTGAACAGCTTAGCATCTTTTACAGAAGATAATATATTCCTAGCACCTGCCGTACTTGTTGCGCCTACTGACCGCCAGCTTGATGCACAGCTAGGAATCAAGGGAATGTTGACTAATCAATTTGGCTATCGATTGTATGGAGGCTACAAGATTGAAAAAAACCGAAATCTTTATGTAACCGATACCGGAATCAGAATCGCAGTCGATAATCCGGAGCCATGGGAATCTGGAAATGTATTTTACAACCGGTATGCTGATTTGAATACTTTGAGCTTAGGCGGTGCATTGACCTACAGCAGCGGTAGTGGTCTAGATATCACTCTTCAAGGAACTTATCTCAACTACGATGTAGAAAATGGGGATGCATTTGAAAATGTAGCTTCAAATCTACCAGAGTTTAAAGGTGATTTGATAGCAAATTATGAAATTAATGAAAAGTGGAACATAGGATCAACCCTCTACTTTGTAGGCGAGCGTGAGGCCTACCGTTTTGGATCAGGAGTAGAGAATCTGAACTCATTTGTTGATTTGAACTTAGATGTGAGCTACAAGATCAATCCTAAACTTTCGGCATTCTTGAGAGGTAATAATCTTACAGGAGGTAACTATCAGTTGTATCAAGGTTACCCAGTCCAGAACTTGCAAGTGATGGGTGGAGCTGTTTATAAATTTGATTTTTAG
- a CDS encoding tetratricopeptide repeat protein produces the protein MRKLFIAIALSLSGIALVNGQQSKVYTDQLAAYNQALDLYQEDQYTAAQRLFEEVRTETDDEIIKGNASYYIANCAVRLNQRNADALIEKFVEQYPASTKRNSAIIDVADYYFDNGKYRQASKWYTKVDKSTLSRKQMNRYNFNTGYTLVQAKKYDEAKPFLNRVSDTEEYGAKAKYYLGYIAYEGDELQEASDLFDQVDASPEEDQKLSYYQADLNYKLGNFDKAISLAQEQLPKSNRNEKSQLNRIIGQSLFNQEKYAEAMPFLEQYEGTRGKWNNNDYYQLGYAYYKTNDFEKAIETFNKIIDGENATAQNAYYHLGQSYIKLDRNEDALNAFKLASELDFDAEIQEDAYYNYAKLSYETGNPYESTPQVILNYLEKYPENENKEEMRTFLIDSYFSSKNYEEAMALLEDGRIKGNENVYAKVALYQGLTDYTNGDYKKAIANLDKTLNYGTDEELKKKAQFWKAESYYQINDFSAALASFKNAGASNVAIEEDDMYFYDLGYTYFKLKEYDNSINAFTTFVKSDAAETNRTRLNDALLRIGDANYVTKKYYPAMEAYNKSIKAGGYNADYAAFQKAISYGFVDKVDSKIKDLRDFIQNYGRSKYRDDVMYELGNTLINEGRVNEGIAAYDQLIQEFPNSSYTSKAMMRKGLQLYNDNQLAESLKVFKAVVARYPGTPQATQAISSARQVYIDQGNTNDYAVWVRSLDGVEVTDNELDDTAYESAERPYLRGDMKATINGMQSYLDQFPNGKYALKAHFYLAQALFSEDRKQESVSHFQYVASKERNEFTEPALARLSEIHLNAKDYQKAIPVLLKLEQNADFPQNVIYAQSNLMKGYYELEDYNKSAAYAQKVLESTGADTQVKADAQVIIARSNWKQGNETAARTAYENLRADATGSLAAEAAYYEAYFKNKDGDHDGAISAGNSLTKNYGSYKLWSSKALVLMAKSYQAKGETLNATTILEAVIKNFSKYPEVVAEARQTLTEIRAEEAKTNSSISPKN, from the coding sequence ATGAGAAAACTATTTATCGCTATAGCCTTGTCCCTGAGCGGCATCGCGCTTGTAAATGGTCAGCAGTCTAAGGTCTACACAGACCAGCTGGCCGCTTACAACCAGGCTCTCGACTTATATCAAGAGGATCAGTACACTGCTGCACAACGGCTTTTTGAAGAAGTGCGCACAGAAACTGATGACGAGATCATTAAAGGAAATGCTTCCTATTATATAGCAAACTGTGCGGTAAGACTCAATCAGCGTAATGCAGATGCGCTGATCGAGAAATTTGTCGAGCAATATCCCGCTTCAACAAAACGCAACTCTGCAATCATAGACGTGGCAGACTACTACTTTGATAATGGTAAATATCGACAGGCTTCAAAATGGTATACTAAGGTAGATAAGAGCACGCTTTCGCGAAAGCAAATGAACCGTTACAACTTCAACACTGGTTACACTCTGGTACAGGCCAAAAAATATGATGAAGCAAAGCCTTTCCTTAACCGCGTGAGTGATACGGAAGAGTATGGCGCAAAAGCCAAATATTACCTCGGTTACATCGCCTATGAAGGTGACGAGCTGCAGGAAGCAAGCGACCTTTTTGATCAAGTGGATGCCTCGCCAGAAGAAGATCAAAAGCTCTCTTATTATCAGGCAGATCTCAATTATAAATTGGGGAACTTTGATAAGGCGATCAGTCTCGCTCAAGAACAGTTGCCTAAATCCAATCGTAATGAGAAATCACAACTCAATCGTATCATAGGGCAGTCGCTGTTTAATCAAGAAAAGTATGCTGAGGCCATGCCTTTTTTAGAGCAATATGAAGGAACTCGTGGTAAATGGAATAATAACGATTATTACCAGCTAGGATATGCATACTATAAAACCAATGATTTTGAGAAAGCAATCGAGACCTTCAACAAAATCATCGATGGAGAAAACGCAACGGCTCAAAATGCCTATTATCATTTAGGACAGAGTTATATCAAATTAGATCGTAATGAAGATGCACTCAACGCATTCAAATTGGCTAGCGAACTTGATTTTGATGCTGAAATTCAAGAAGACGCTTACTACAACTACGCTAAGCTCAGTTACGAGACCGGAAATCCCTATGAAAGTACGCCTCAGGTAATCTTGAACTATCTGGAAAAATACCCTGAGAATGAGAACAAGGAAGAAATGAGAACTTTCTTGATCGATTCTTACTTCTCGTCAAAGAATTATGAAGAAGCCATGGCCTTGCTAGAAGACGGTCGCATCAAAGGAAATGAAAATGTCTATGCAAAGGTAGCTTTGTATCAAGGCCTTACAGATTATACTAATGGCGACTACAAAAAAGCCATCGCAAACCTTGATAAAACGCTGAATTACGGTACAGATGAGGAGTTGAAGAAAAAAGCGCAGTTCTGGAAGGCAGAAAGTTATTATCAGATCAATGATTTTTCTGCAGCACTGGCCAGTTTTAAAAATGCAGGTGCCAGCAACGTTGCTATAGAAGAAGATGATATGTATTTCTATGACTTGGGTTATACCTATTTCAAATTGAAGGAGTACGATAATTCTATTAATGCGTTCACAACTTTCGTGAAGAGTGATGCCGCAGAAACCAATAGGACAAGGTTGAACGATGCACTTCTAAGAATAGGGGATGCAAATTATGTGACCAAAAAATACTATCCCGCGATGGAGGCTTACAATAAGTCCATAAAAGCGGGAGGCTATAATGCAGATTATGCCGCTTTTCAAAAAGCCATTTCTTACGGATTTGTGGACAAGGTCGATTCTAAGATCAAAGACTTAAGGGATTTTATTCAGAATTATGGCCGCTCAAAGTATCGCGATGACGTGATGTATGAACTCGGGAATACGCTCATCAATGAGGGTCGAGTAAATGAAGGGATCGCTGCATACGATCAGCTTATTCAAGAATTCCCTAACAGTTCCTATACCTCAAAGGCGATGATGCGCAAGGGTCTGCAGTTATACAATGATAACCAACTCGCAGAATCCCTGAAAGTCTTTAAAGCTGTTGTAGCGCGCTATCCAGGAACGCCGCAGGCAACCCAAGCGATCAGTAGTGCGAGACAGGTTTACATCGACCAAGGTAATACCAACGATTACGCAGTTTGGGTGAGATCACTCGATGGAGTTGAAGTTACCGATAACGAGCTGGATGACACGGCCTACGAGAGTGCAGAGCGTCCTTACTTAAGAGGCGACATGAAGGCCACGATTAATGGTATGCAATCCTACCTTGATCAATTTCCTAATGGAAAGTACGCACTTAAAGCCCACTTTTATCTGGCTCAAGCATTATTTTCTGAAGACCGTAAACAAGAGAGTGTCTCGCATTTTCAATATGTAGCCAGCAAAGAGCGTAATGAATTTACAGAACCAGCATTGGCTCGCTTGAGTGAAATACACTTGAATGCAAAAGATTATCAGAAGGCAATTCCCGTTCTATTAAAACTGGAACAAAATGCAGATTTCCCTCAGAATGTGATTTACGCACAATCCAACTTGATGAAAGGATATTACGAACTTGAAGATTACAATAAATCGGCAGCTTATGCTCAAAAGGTTCTAGAATCTACTGGAGCAGATACGCAGGTTAAAGCAGATGCACAAGTTATCATCGCACGATCTAATTGGAAACAAGGCAATGAGACTGCTGCGCGCACCGCTTATGAAAACCTAAGAGCAGATGCTACTGGTAGCCTTGCGGCGGAAGCTGCTTATTATGAGGCCTACTTTAAAAATAAAGACGGCGATCATGATGGAGCTATATCTGCTGGGAACTCTTTGACAAAAAACTACGGAAGCTATAAGCTCTGGAGTTCAAAGGCTCTTGTGTTGATGGCAAAAAGCTATCAAGCTAAAGGAGAGACCCTCAACGCAACAACAATCTTAGAAGCCGTGATCAAAAACTTTTCAAAATATCCAGAAGTAGTAGCTGAAGCTCGTCAAACATTGACTGAAATACGAGCTGAAGAAGCAAAGACTAACAGTTCCATTTCTCCAAAAAACTAA
- a CDS encoding glycosyltransferase family 2 protein, giving the protein MPHTPFFSVAIAVYNKEKYIVETMESVLAQDFDDFEVVVVDDGSTDRSMELIKNMKNDRIRIFTQENQGASAARNHAIAKCSGKYIALIDADDLWTQHHLSDIKELIQTFPEAQLFATHYEVMYTPHYKVEANYSVEISKRTVMIDDYFAGSMQRSLITSSSVAFTREAFEKAGKFAPDIKSGEDTDLWIRLTLEYPLAFHLRNSTTYRSFAENNLTSQLLVEESSKLLNKYKEQEQSNPSLQKFMNMNRFAVAIYAKLGSNDKIFRLILPEISKEDLNFTQRLLLKMPSKMLILMKKWQLWLNSKRIYLTAWD; this is encoded by the coding sequence ATGCCCCACACTCCATTTTTCTCTGTAGCTATTGCCGTTTATAATAAGGAGAAATACATTGTGGAAACAATGGAAAGCGTGCTTGCGCAAGATTTTGACGATTTTGAGGTAGTTGTTGTAGATGATGGGAGTACTGATCGCAGCATGGAACTAATCAAAAACATGAAAAATGATCGTATTAGAATTTTCACTCAAGAAAACCAAGGAGCGTCCGCAGCGCGGAACCATGCTATAGCAAAATGTTCTGGAAAATATATTGCCCTGATCGATGCCGATGATCTATGGACACAGCATCACCTGTCAGACATCAAAGAGTTGATTCAGACTTTTCCCGAGGCGCAACTTTTTGCGACTCATTATGAGGTGATGTACACGCCTCACTATAAAGTGGAAGCTAACTATTCAGTTGAAATTAGTAAAAGAACTGTTATGATTGATGATTACTTTGCGGGAAGTATGCAGCGATCACTGATCACATCATCATCAGTTGCATTTACGCGAGAGGCTTTTGAAAAGGCAGGAAAATTTGCTCCAGATATTAAAAGCGGTGAAGATACTGATTTGTGGATACGTCTAACCCTAGAATACCCCCTAGCTTTTCACCTTCGCAATTCAACAACCTACCGAAGTTTTGCCGAAAACAACTTAACAAGCCAACTGCTCGTTGAAGAAAGCTCAAAATTACTCAATAAGTACAAAGAGCAAGAGCAAAGCAATCCATCACTTCAAAAATTCATGAACATGAATAGGTTTGCGGTGGCTATTTATGCAAAGCTGGGTAGTAATGACAAAATCTTCCGTTTAATTCTACCAGAAATAAGCAAGGAGGATCTCAACTTCACGCAACGGTTACTACTCAAGATGCCGTCTAAGATGCTGATTTTGATGAAGAAGTGGCAGTTGTGGTTGAACAGCAAACGGATTTATCTAACCGCATGGGATTAA
- a CDS encoding cell division ATP-binding protein FtsE → MPETVLDLNGVDIFQRDNLILKNVDLQIEKGEFVYLIGKTGSGKSSLMKTLYGDIPLKKGKGSIVDFDLARLREREIPHLRRKLGIVFQDFKLLPDRTVQDNLKFVLKATGWKDKKQMQARMDEVLDKVGMKTKGFKYPHELSGGEQQRVAIARALLNEPELIIADEPTGNLDPQTSVEVMEVLQTINKNGNTILMATHDYALILKYPSKTLKCDDGEIFEVVQRAV, encoded by the coding sequence ATGCCTGAGACCGTACTAGATCTTAATGGAGTTGATATTTTTCAGCGAGACAATCTCATTCTCAAAAATGTGGATCTTCAAATTGAGAAAGGAGAATTTGTCTACCTCATCGGTAAGACGGGAAGCGGTAAGAGTAGCCTTATGAAAACGCTGTATGGGGACATTCCACTCAAAAAAGGTAAAGGTTCCATAGTAGATTTTGATTTGGCCCGCTTGCGCGAAAGAGAGATCCCTCACCTGCGTCGTAAACTGGGAATCGTCTTTCAAGACTTCAAACTTTTACCCGATCGTACCGTTCAGGACAATCTAAAATTTGTACTCAAAGCTACCGGCTGGAAGGACAAAAAGCAGATGCAGGCTCGCATGGATGAAGTGCTCGATAAAGTAGGCATGAAAACCAAAGGCTTCAAATATCCTCACGAACTCTCGGGTGGCGAGCAACAACGTGTCGCCATTGCACGGGCTCTCTTAAATGAACCTGAACTCATTATTGCAGACGAGCCCACCGGTAATCTTGACCCACAAACTAGTGTGGAGGTGATGGAAGTATTACAAACCATCAATAAAAATGGCAATACCATCCTTATGGCAACCCATGATTATGCACTCATTCTCAAATACCCATCCAAAACACTGAAATGTGACGATGGTGAAATTTTTGAGGTGGTTCAACGGGCGGTTTAA
- a CDS encoding glycosyltransferase family 2 protein, with protein sequence MISICIPCYNDNPSHLVESLMKQMDSVQEFTEIIIYDDASQQVFEDIPHPKIRILRGEENIGDYAARKLLANKSSNRYILFLDADLGMAKNDFLKVYAEACHTNYDVIYGGICYCQDKPEKSQILRWKYGKSREEKKNIPREKLYECFVSASFLVDKEFFLSITENQLPNIYGSDLYLAAQFKREKASINFIHNPICHKGLETSIEFLAKSKTAVLATYILMKDEVIPHDHRPIQRAYLLLKKMKSTLIISKTISYLEKYLTRNLLSREPRLLFLDMIKLNEYIKLARSKPENSLIKQ encoded by the coding sequence ATGATAAGCATTTGCATACCATGTTATAATGACAATCCATCACACTTGGTAGAAAGTCTTATGAAGCAAATGGACTCTGTCCAAGAGTTTACTGAAATCATCATATATGATGATGCATCGCAACAGGTGTTTGAAGATATCCCACATCCTAAAATAAGAATTTTACGCGGTGAGGAGAATATAGGTGATTATGCAGCTAGGAAGTTATTAGCAAATAAATCAAGCAATAGATATATTCTTTTTCTTGACGCTGATTTAGGTATGGCAAAAAATGATTTTTTGAAGGTTTACGCTGAAGCTTGCCATACCAACTACGATGTGATCTATGGAGGTATATGTTATTGTCAGGATAAACCTGAAAAATCTCAAATCCTTCGGTGGAAATATGGAAAAAGCCGCGAGGAGAAAAAAAATATTCCTCGCGAAAAGCTTTACGAGTGCTTTGTTTCAGCCTCATTTTTAGTAGATAAAGAATTTTTCCTGTCTATTACTGAAAATCAACTACCTAACATTTACGGATCAGATCTTTATCTAGCTGCCCAATTCAAGCGCGAGAAAGCAAGTATCAATTTTATTCATAACCCTATATGCCATAAAGGGTTAGAAACAAGTATAGAGTTTTTAGCAAAATCTAAAACCGCAGTTTTAGCTACTTATATATTGATGAAAGATGAGGTAATACCACACGATCATAGACCGATTCAAAGAGCTTACCTTTTATTAAAGAAAATGAAGTCGACTTTAATAATATCTAAAACAATTAGTTACTTAGAAAAATATCTCACTAGGAATCTTTTATCCCGTGAGCCACGTTTACTGTTTTTAGATATGATTAAATTAAATGAGTATATCAAACTTGCTAGAAGCAAACCTGAGAATTCATTAATCAAACAGTAA
- a CDS encoding sugar 3,4-ketoisomerase, producing the protein MEIQLIDIPKIADPRGNLGVIEKETIPFKVNRVYYLYDVPSDSYRGGHAHKECQELLIAVSGSFTVALDDGKKTRTVNLNKPGKGLLIPRMIWRELTDFSSGAVCLVLASHEFEEEDYIREKEEFEKIVQAG; encoded by the coding sequence ATGGAAATCCAACTCATAGATATTCCCAAAATTGCAGATCCCAGAGGTAACTTGGGGGTGATTGAAAAAGAAACAATTCCTTTTAAAGTTAATAGGGTGTATTACCTGTACGATGTTCCAAGCGACTCTTACCGTGGCGGTCACGCGCATAAGGAATGTCAGGAGCTATTGATTGCTGTTTCTGGAAGTTTTACCGTCGCACTCGATGATGGTAAAAAAACTAGAACAGTCAATCTCAACAAGCCAGGCAAAGGCCTATTAATTCCGCGCATGATATGGCGGGAACTGACTGATTTCTCAAGCGGAGCGGTTTGTCTAGTTCTAGCCTCTCATGAATTTGAGGAGGAAGATTATATTAGGGAAAAAGAGGAATTTGAGAAAATCGTTCAGGCAGGTTAG
- a CDS encoding glycosyltransferase family 2 protein encodes MPRYTKDDVEILIATMERQDLSFLKAIFNKPLNQIVENILIINQSRNFKLESNQENIRVLNDINFGLSRSRNMAFKYASKPLIWILDDDCEVVEGATDRIAASHTTYDEAILTFQTRRRNDGKPFWKYPKVSKILGKKLLKNVLSPEITCKIDLVKGVNLDFDLRFGLGAQFQDSENYVFFEEALQRDLKVRFVPEEIVIHDPTTSSDEASSDRLIYARGALAARQGILKATYLNYKYTFFLWRKGMVNGLKELFDKHNVFQRGANDYWSGFEGHRIQQKK; translated from the coding sequence TTGCCACGTTATACTAAAGATGATGTAGAAATTCTTATAGCTACCATGGAGCGGCAGGACCTATCTTTTTTAAAGGCCATTTTTAATAAGCCCCTGAATCAGATTGTGGAAAATATCCTAATTATCAATCAATCCAGAAATTTTAAGTTGGAAAGCAACCAAGAGAATATCAGAGTACTTAACGATATTAATTTTGGCTTGAGTCGCAGCAGAAACATGGCTTTTAAATACGCCAGCAAACCTTTGATCTGGATTCTGGACGATGATTGTGAAGTGGTTGAGGGTGCAACAGATAGAATCGCAGCATCTCATACAACCTATGATGAAGCCATTTTGACCTTCCAAACCAGGCGACGAAATGATGGCAAGCCTTTTTGGAAATATCCTAAAGTGTCTAAAATTTTGGGAAAGAAATTATTGAAAAATGTACTGTCTCCTGAAATTACGTGTAAAATAGATTTGGTTAAAGGTGTGAATTTGGATTTTGATTTACGGTTTGGGTTGGGTGCGCAATTTCAAGATAGTGAGAACTATGTTTTTTTTGAAGAAGCTCTTCAACGTGACTTGAAAGTGCGATTTGTTCCTGAGGAAATCGTGATTCATGATCCGACTACCAGTAGTGATGAAGCCAGTTCTGACCGGTTGATCTACGCCCGTGGAGCGTTAGCTGCAAGGCAAGGCATTTTGAAAGCCACTTATTTAAATTATAAATACACGTTTTTTTTGTGGCGCAAGGGAATGGTAAATGGATTGAAAGAATTATTTGATAAGCATAATGTTTTTCAACGCGGTGCAAATGATTACTGGTCGGGATTTGAGGGACACCGTATTCAACAAAAGAAATGA
- a CDS encoding glycosyltransferase → MRILLVGEYSGFHNALKHGLETLGHEVTIVGDGDGFKNYPVDIKLYDSDFEKSWFKQKFRNLIKRFTKKDLRDAVVLSRFRESENLLKDHDVVQFINSNAFNTEATTERKMIDFLLENNSKSLLVACGDDTDYVRYLVNDHEGYSILDPYKNEVVPKAGEMYTLRYLKKEYAANYELIKAQSSAVVPSNTDYRMPLVNDPKATPIIPAPVQTHRLKLEQNEDLSTIKIFMGINRHNYWKKGINYFKEALKVIQKKYGGRVAIKIAENLPYAEYIKSYKECHIFLDQVLCYDQGYNALEAMAMGKVVFAGASNLYLEAHGLNEIPAIDAKPDVDYLIDKISELIDQPELILEIGKKARKHVLEYHGCKRIAQKYEKIYLS, encoded by the coding sequence ATGCGCATTTTGCTAGTAGGAGAATATAGCGGTTTTCATAACGCGCTCAAACACGGTTTAGAAACACTGGGGCACGAGGTAACGATCGTGGGCGATGGTGATGGATTCAAGAATTACCCTGTTGACATTAAACTTTATGACTCTGATTTTGAAAAAAGCTGGTTCAAGCAGAAATTTAGAAATCTGATCAAGAGATTCACTAAAAAGGATTTACGTGATGCAGTGGTGTTATCTCGCTTTCGCGAAAGCGAAAACCTCCTAAAAGATCACGACGTCGTACAATTCATAAATTCAAATGCGTTCAATACAGAAGCCACCACGGAGCGGAAAATGATTGATTTTCTCTTAGAAAACAATTCAAAAAGCCTACTAGTAGCATGTGGCGATGATACAGATTATGTGCGTTACTTGGTAAATGATCATGAGGGATACAGCATTTTAGACCCTTATAAAAACGAGGTAGTGCCTAAAGCTGGTGAGATGTACACCTTGAGATATCTCAAGAAGGAATATGCAGCAAATTATGAACTGATCAAAGCTCAAAGCTCAGCGGTGGTTCCCAGCAATACAGATTATCGCATGCCACTAGTAAACGACCCTAAAGCTACCCCTATTATACCGGCTCCCGTACAAACTCACAGATTAAAACTAGAGCAGAATGAGGATTTGAGTACCATAAAAATTTTTATGGGGATCAATAGGCACAATTACTGGAAAAAGGGAATCAATTATTTTAAGGAGGCACTTAAGGTCATTCAAAAAAAATATGGCGGTAGAGTTGCAATCAAAATAGCCGAAAACCTCCCTTATGCTGAATATATAAAAAGCTATAAAGAATGCCATATATTTTTAGATCAGGTCTTGTGCTATGATCAGGGCTACAATGCTCTTGAAGCGATGGCGATGGGTAAAGTTGTTTTTGCCGGAGCAAGTAATTTATACCTGGAAGCACATGGTTTGAATGAAATCCCGGCAATAGACGCAAAACCTGATGTCGATTATCTAATAGATAAAATATCAGAACTCATAGATCAACCTGAATTAATTCTTGAAATAGGGAAAAAAGCTCGGAAACATGTATTGGAATATCATGGTTGCAAGAGAATTGCTCAGAAATACGAGAAGATTTATTTATCGTAA